Proteins found in one Sorghum bicolor cultivar BTx623 chromosome 1, Sorghum_bicolor_NCBIv3, whole genome shotgun sequence genomic segment:
- the LOC8059447 gene encoding glycine-rich cell wall structural protein 2, whose product MGSSPPTHPILQVQHSLLLPMATTKLTALCFIVLLGIGVANAARVARYVSAGGGGGGGGGGGGGGQDGGSGYGSGSGYGEAGGSGSNGGAYAQGGGQGGGGGGGQYGGSGSGYGSGSGYGQAGGYGSNGGAYAQGGGQGGGGGGGQYGGSGSGSGSGSGYGQASGNGPYGGGYAQGGGQGGGGGGRQNGGSGQGSGSGSGYGQAGGYAQAGGQGGGGGGGQSGQNGSGYGSGSGSGSGSAGSGNP is encoded by the coding sequence ATGGGGTCTTCACCTCCTACTCATCCCATCCTTCAAGTTCAACATAGTTTGCTACTACCAATGGCTACAACCAAGTTGACAGCTCTTTGCTTCATTGTCCTCCTTGGCATTGGAGTGGCAAATGCTGCAAGGGTAGCAAGATATGTTAGCGCcgggggtggtggtggtggtggagggggAGGTGGCGGTGGTGGGCAAGACGGTGGGTCAGGATATGGTTCTGGTTCTGGATACGGTGAAGCTGGTGGGTCTGGGTCTAATGGCGGGGCATATGCTCAGGGAGGCGGTCAAGGTGGAGGTGGCGGTGGAGGTCAATATGGGGGTTCTGGATCAGGTTATGGTTCAGGTTCTGGATACGGTCAAGCCGGTGGGTATGGGTCCAATGGTGGGGCATATGCTCAGGGAGGCGGCCAGGGTGGAGGTGGCGGAGGAGGACAATATGGAGGGTCCGGGTCTGGTTCTGGCTCAGGTTCTGGGTATGGTCAGGCTAGTGGGAATGGTCCTTATGGAGGAGGCTATGCTCAGGGAGGTGGTCAGGGTGGAGGTGGCGGTGGCAGACAAAATGGTGGGTCTGGACAAGGTTCTGGCTCTGGCTCTGGATATGGTCAGGCTGGCGGATATGCTCAGGCAGGTGGccaaggtggtggtggcggaggCGGCCAAAGTGGTCAAAATGGTAGTGGATATGGAAGTGGCTCAGGGAGTGGCTCTGGAAGTGCTGGCAGTGGTAATCCGTAG